The DNA region TACAAACACAAAAGATATATCAAAAGTAGCTCAGAGTACTATGAATGAGATTGGCGGAAAAGTTATTGTTACTGAAGCTAAAAATAGCGGTGCTACGCTGAAAAAAGAATTTTGATGATGTTCAAAATTCAAGGAATAATCAAAGTGAAAATTTTAACATAGCCTGTTTATACAATACTATTGTGTTGAACTATTAGTTAACAATCATTTATATAAAAACTAAATGATAATATTGACATCGCTAAATTAATCAAAATTCTTTAAAAACTCATCACTGATTCATATGAATGAAAAAATAGAAGGAAAAGTCTGGAAATTTGGAGATAATGTAGATACTGATGTGATAATTCCTGGAAGATATCTGAGAACTTTCAGCCTGGATGATCTGGCAGCACACGTAATGGAAGGTGTAGACCCTGATTTTTCAGGAAATGTCCAAAAGGGCGATATCATAGTTGCTGACTGGAACTTTGGATGTGGCTCATCAAGAGAACAAGCTCCAGTAGCTATAAAACACGCAGGTGTTTCAGCAATAGTTGCAAAATCATTTGCAAGAATTTTTTACAGGAATGCAATAAATATTGGATTACCTGTTATTGTGGCCGATATAAATGCCGAAAAAGGAGATATTTTAAAAATAGACATGGAAAAAGGCATTATAGAAAATCAGTCAACAAATGAAACATTTAAAATTGAGCCATTTAAAAAATTCATGCTTGATATTTTGAAAGACGGCGGATTAGTTAATCATTACCTTAAACTCAAGGAAGAATAGGGTTTTGTTTAAATAAAATTTTATTTTTAGTATATACGGAATAGAGTACATAGTATTGAATATAAATTTATTAAAAATTTGAGGAAAGTAAATGAAATGTCCTGTATGTGAATCTGAATCATATGAAATTTTAAAATCAAAAGGCAAGCACTCAAAAGAGCTTCTTTTGAAGTGTGAAGAATGCGGTAACATTTATAGGGAAACTATAATACGAGAAAAACCAGTAGATGTCAGAATTGTTATAAGCGAGTTCGAAAAATCTAAAAAAGATTTCGTAAAACTTTATCCCGATGAAGTACTGATGGTAGATGATATCTTAGACCTCGATGGAAAAGAAGTTGCAGTAAACTCAATTGAAATAAAAACTAGTGCAAGGGTTTATAGAAGTCCTGTGTCCGATATAGAAACTATTTGGGCATCTTCAATGGACATGCCTGCAAGAGTTGGTATTTCAGTGGATTTCGGTGGCAGAATTACCTCAAAAAAGGTTGATGTTGATAGGGATTTTGAATTCACTGTTGGAGATATAGTCAAAATGGGAAATTTAATTTTTAAAATAAATTCCATAAAAACAATTGAACGAAAACTTAGGAAAGGTTTTGCAAAGGCATATGTGACTAAAAGAGTTTATGGAAGACCTTTAGAAGAATTCGTAAGATATAATTATGATTTAAGTCCTAATATAGTATGATGATAGATGAGAGAAAGGAACTTGTTAAGAGACTTTCAGAATTCGGATACATAAAATCAGAAAATGTAATGCATGCTATGGAAAAAGTTCCAAGAGAAGAATTTTTACCTGAGGAAAATAAGTCTTATGCTTACGTCGATCAACCTTTACCCATAGGAAAGGGCCAAACAATCTCGGCACCGCATATGGTGGCAATGATATGTGAGAGACTTCAACTTGAAGGGGATATGAAAGTTTTAGAGATTGGGACTGGTTTTGGATACAATGCAGCTGTTATTTCAGAGGCCATGGGCAAAAAAGGCCATGTTTACAGCATAGAAAGGATAGAA from Methanobacterium bryantii includes:
- a CDS encoding protein-L-isoaspartate O-methyltransferase — protein: MMIDERKELVKRLSEFGYIKSENVMHAMEKVPREEFLPEENKSYAYVDQPLPIGKGQTISAPHMVAMICERLQLEGDMKVLEIGTGFGYNAAVISEAMGKKGHVYSIERIEYLAKLAEENLKRTGYDENVTVIIGDGTLGYEKEAPYDRIYGTASAPYVPEPLKEQLKVGGRLLVPVGEQAYFQDLICIVKKSETEFKEKSLGGVAFVPMIGKHGWPE
- a CDS encoding HVO_0476 family zinc finger protein, with the protein product MKCPVCESESYEILKSKGKHSKELLLKCEECGNIYRETIIREKPVDVRIVISEFEKSKKDFVKLYPDEVLMVDDILDLDGKEVAVNSIEIKTSARVYRSPVSDIETIWASSMDMPARVGISVDFGGRITSKKVDVDRDFEFTVGDIVKMGNLIFKINSIKTIERKLRKGFAKAYVTKRVYGRPLEEFVRYNYDLSPNIV
- the hacB gene encoding homoaconitase small subunit — encoded protein: MNEKIEGKVWKFGDNVDTDVIIPGRYLRTFSLDDLAAHVMEGVDPDFSGNVQKGDIIVADWNFGCGSSREQAPVAIKHAGVSAIVAKSFARIFYRNAINIGLPVIVADINAEKGDILKIDMEKGIIENQSTNETFKIEPFKKFMLDILKDGGLVNHYLKLKEE